The following proteins come from a genomic window of Manduca sexta isolate Smith_Timp_Sample1 chromosome 6, JHU_Msex_v1.0, whole genome shotgun sequence:
- the LOC115440921 gene encoding uncharacterized protein LOC115440921, producing MAKKKVKSKASKSSHAVKSSAVNPNHDDVIAAALSTVNTPVLLKVCRLCETKDGPFLNIFDSDRSTARKIDYLMPFGIAEYDDLPHKICFRCSAKVEELHEFVQKCIKTQQSLHEALGKKAPLLTKNNLRTQWEEKLNKSNISNDDICNALIKKALEGIKDIPLDPNLEEDDDKPLRPKISKIGAEAVTVKKELQNTMKTDNDTDVTLKNLRLSIEKCDNHLNPGGLSAANNSTVSVKTSEDVCRNSKTDAQQENKQNAPNKNKHTDSEEEEKLKKRQKSDPPFNIMDHVTTIKVNSVGILFQCKLCNRNFLKKEVVENHGCAKNGIPKIDLTANFPPPEPPKPPNTVKYIKLDNTKRPSAIKDKAEVENKKVPPEATAEKPKIKTKIGPASKVKKYTENESQKESSEKNTSTSESSVAHTSPVVSFPTNPNTNVLYKLVPGPNNTFTLVSGNSTVNQEATEETSQKGKKRKASDENQDSRKPLSHTKSKPETPNGEVIDLETETETVPPPVGQPYPVGLFQTRPHHSTTYPLAGTSETPAFTTPAMKKQSYTVVQTGNPSKLVISTKSKASTEEVPRKRPKKTKPEENPKVVKEPYSVTIEDVTPPKDPGFFTFINVDPLLQPSYVLPTNNIIQESQISTSTPAVKNKTEAKDKYSCNMCGEGFSREKKLLTHIQSHYNKMDEEDKLREKNLSKRRGKKS from the exons ATGGCCAAGAAAAAAGTTAAATCCAAAGCATCTAAGTCTTCTCATGCGGTGAAATCTTCAGCAGTAAACCCTAATCATGACGATGTGATAGCCGCCGCCTTAAGTACCGTTAATACGCCCGTCCTTTTGAAAGTTTGCAGACTATGCGAGACAAAAGATGGACCATTTTTGAACATTTTCGACTCTGATAGGTCGACGGCGAGGAAAATTGACTATTTGATGCCATTTGGG ATTGCAGAGTATGATGATCTACCTCATAAAATATGCTTCCGCTGCTCAGCCAAGGTGGAGGAGCTTCATGAATTTGTGCAGAAATGTATTAAAACTCAACAAAGTTTGCATGAAGCATTGGGTAAGAAAGCTCCACTTCTTACTAAAAATAATCTCAGAACACAGTGGGAGGAGAAATTGAATAAATCCAACATCTCCAATGATGACATCTGTAATGCTCTTATAAAAAAAGCCCTGGAAGGTATTAAAGATATTCCTCTGGACCCTAATCTTGAGGAAGATGATGATAAGCCACTTAGACCTAAGATTTCAAAAATTGGTGCTGAGGCAGTCACAGTTAAAAAAGAACtacaaaatacaatgaaaaCAGATAATGACACTGATGTCACCCTGAAGAACCTAAGATTGTCAATAGAAAAGTGTGATAACCACTTAAATCCAGGTGGCTTATCTGCTGCAAACAATAGTACTGTTTCTGTGAAAACAAGTGAAGATGTTTGTAGAAATTCTAAAACAGATGCCCAGCAAGAGAACAAACAAAATGcaccaaacaaaaataaacacactgaTAGTGAAGAAGAGGAAAAGTTAAAAAAGCGACAAAAGAGTGATCCACCTTTTAACATAATGGACCATGTGACCACAATAAAAGTTAATAGTGTAGGAATATTGTTTCAGTGTAAATTGTGTAATCGAAACTTCTTAAAAAAAGAAGTTGTGGAGAATCATGGCTGTGCCAAAAATGGAATACCTAAAATAGATTTGACAGCTAATTTCCCTCCTCCAGAACCTCCTAAACCACCAAACACGGTAAAATACATCAAGCTTGATAACACTAAAAGGCCTTCTGCTATTAAAGATAAAGCAGAAGTAGAAAATAAGAAAGTTCCACCTGAGGCAACTGCTGAGAaacctaaaattaaaactaaaataggtCCAGCTTCTAAAGTAAAAAAGTATACAGAAAATGAGTCTCAGAAGGAGTCTTCTGAGAAAAACACTAGTACATCAGAATCAAGTGTTGCACATACTTCGCCTGTTGTTTCTTTTCCAACAAATCCAAATACAAATGTTCTTTATAAACTAGTTCCTGGGCCCAATAACACTTTTACACTAGTCAGCGGAAATTCTACAGTTAATCAGGAAGCCACAGAAGAGACATCACAGAaaggaaagaaaagaaaagcaTCTGATGAAAATCAAGATAGTAGAAAACCACTCTCACATACTAAAAGCAAACCTGAAACTCCCAATGGTGAGGTAATTGATTTAGAAACAGAAACTGAGACTGTGCCACCTCCTGTAGGGCAGCCATATCCAGTAGGTCTTTTTCAAACAAGGCCACATCATTCAACCACTTACCCATTAGCGGGTACTTCTGAAACACCTGCATTTACCACTCCAGCTATGAAAAAACAGTCATACACAGTTGTACAGACAGGCAATCCAAGCAAACTagtaatttcaacaaaatctaAAGCATCCACTGAAGAAGTGCCAAGAAAACGCCCAAAGAAAACTAAACCTGAGGAAAATCCTAAAGTTGTGAAAGAACCTTATAGTGTTACTATTGAAGATGTTACTCCCCCTAAAGATCCTGGATTCTTTACATTCATTAATGTAGACCCATTGCTTCAACCGTCATATGTGTTACCCACCAACAACATAATACAGGAATCACAAATATCTACCTCCACTCCAGCTGTCAAAAACAAAACAGAGGCAAAAGATAAGTACTCATGTAACATGTGTGGCGAAGGGTTCTCGAGGGAGAAGAAGCTTCTTACTCACATACAGTCCCATTACAATAAGATGGACGAAGAAGATAAGCTAAGAGAAAAGAATTTGAGCAAACGGAGAGGAAAGAAATCTTAA